One window from the genome of bacterium encodes:
- a CDS encoding NHL repeat-containing protein — translation MRHLALVLSLAALLGGCAPAPPVREGDDAAITAGDAADDAVADEAVARPYALEFLLAYENVRSAPYYPLEGLAGVCWYGDGSLYLCDEKAGRVHGYSPSDDLWFQFDSPGSRFFRPVDVRIDHFKVLVLDMEGRSLLRYDLGGAYQDQLVNFAHLDPGFDRLPSSFDVDLDGRLVFTDASESQALLLDSFLAIQTTVGGPGSHREQFQEPSGVAFLNDGSFVVADRANRRLQHFSRLGYLEQVVGGEFDRHNVLLTPQGLDTDPDGNLFVADPAGRAVHVYAPDLSHLFSTDSSLGLLATPQLPIDVAVGPDDLLAVADRDRQAVLIYRILYR, via the coding sequence ATGCGTCATCTCGCGCTCGTTCTGAGCCTCGCCGCCCTCCTCGGCGGCTGCGCGCCAGCGCCGCCGGTCCGCGAGGGCGACGATGCCGCGATCACGGCCGGAGATGCGGCCGACGACGCCGTGGCCGATGAAGCCGTGGCCCGGCCCTACGCCCTGGAATTCCTGCTCGCCTACGAGAACGTGCGCTCGGCCCCCTACTACCCGCTGGAAGGGCTGGCCGGGGTCTGCTGGTACGGCGACGGCAGCCTCTACCTCTGCGACGAGAAGGCCGGCCGCGTCCACGGCTACAGCCCGTCCGACGACCTCTGGTTCCAGTTCGACAGCCCCGGGTCGCGTTTCTTCCGGCCCGTCGACGTGCGGATCGACCACTTCAAGGTGCTGGTGCTGGACATGGAGGGCCGCAGCCTGCTGCGCTACGATCTCGGCGGCGCGTACCAGGACCAGCTGGTGAACTTCGCGCACCTGGATCCCGGTTTCGACCGGCTGCCCTCCAGCTTCGACGTGGACCTCGACGGCCGGCTGGTCTTCACCGACGCCTCGGAGAGCCAGGCGCTGCTGCTGGACTCGTTCCTGGCGATCCAGACCACGGTCGGCGGACCCGGCTCGCACCGCGAACAGTTCCAGGAGCCCAGCGGGGTCGCCTTCCTGAACGACGGCAGCTTCGTCGTGGCCGACCGCGCCAACCGCCGCCTGCAGCACTTCTCGAGGCTCGGTTACCTGGAGCAGGTGGTCGGCGGCGAGTTCGACCGCCACAACGTGCTGCTGACCCCGCAGGGCCTGGACACCGATCCCGACGGCAACCTGTTCGTGGCCGACCCCGCGGGCCGGGCCGTGCACGTCTACGCGCCGGACCTCTCGCACCTGTTCAGCACGGATTCCTCGCTCGGCCTGCTCGCGACGCCGCAGCTGCCCATCGACGTCGCGGTCGGCCCCGACGACCTGCTGGCGGTCGCCGACCGCGATCGCCAGGCGGTGCTGATCTACCGCATCCTCTACCGATAG